GCGCATCTCGGCGTCGCGGCCGAGGTTGCCCACGAGGATTGCCTTGTTCACACTGCCCATGAGGGTGTCTGCTCCTGAAACGGTCTGATGGCTAGCGTCCGCTCGCCGGCGCGACGAGCTTCTGCTGGGCGAGCGCCGCGGCGGACGTGCCCGGATACTGCTTCACGATGAGCTCGAACAGCCGTCGCGCCTCGGTGCGCTGCCCGAGCTCGAGGTAGCACAGCCCCTTCATGTACTGCGCCTCGGGCACTTCCGGCGCCGTCTTGTACGTGCCGATGAGCTTGTCGTACGCCGCGATCGCCTCTTTCAGCGCGCGCTTCTGCCGATACGACTCGCCGATCCAGAACTGCGCCTCGGCCGCCTGCGGCGCGTCCGGAAACTTCTCGACGAATTCGGTGAAGCCTTCGATCGCGCTGTCGATGCGGTTGCTGACGTAATCGGCCTTCGCCGCGTCGAACAGCCGCGTCGGTGATTCCGGAACGCGCGCGGTGCCGAGCGCGCTCGACGATGAAGGCACGCCGGGCGCGGGCGATCCGTCCGGGTTGACGATCGGCGGAGGCGGTTGAAGGAGGCTGACGAGGGTGTTGAGCTGTTCGGCCACCGACGTCAGACCCGTTCGCAGCGACGGCAGCTCCTGCATGAGCTGTGTCACGCGTACGCTGTTGTCGTCGAGTTTCTCGCGGACCGTGTTGACGGTCGTGGACACGTTGTTGATGAGCACCTGCAGGTCGGCGAACTGCTTCTGGCCGGCCGCCGCCTGGTCGTCGAGGCGTTTCGCGAGCGCCCGCAACTGCTCGGCCTGCTGATTGTTGGCCAACTGCAGCCTGGCGACCTGCTCCTGCAGGATCCGCAGGTCTGCGCTCATCTGCTGGTCCTGGCGGCTCTGGGCCCCGCCGGGCACCGGGAGGCACAACAGCACGGCGAGAACAAGCACTCGTGTTCGCATGTCGCGTCCTTCCTACTTCGACGTCAGCATGAAATGCGCTCGCCGGTTCTGCGACCAGGCGGATTCGGTGTGGCCGGGATCGAACGGAAACTCGTTGCCGTAGCTCACCGTGCGGATCCGATCCGGACCGACGCCGAGCGACACGAGATAGGTCTTGGCCGCCAGCGCCCGCCGATCCCCCAGCGCCAGATTGTATTCGGCCGTGCCGCGTTCATCACAGTGGCCTTCGATCGTGACGACCCAGGTGGGATAGGTCTTCAGGAGCGCCGCGTTGGTTTCGAGCGCCTGTTTGGCCTCCGGCGTCAGCTCGTCGCTGTCGTATTTGAACAACACTGCCTTGAGCGGAGAATCAGGACCGTTGATCACGTCGAGCGGCTGCGCATCCCACGGCAGGAGCGGCGTCGAGGCGATCGGCGTATCGGCCAGGGGCACGGGTGAGACCGCTGGCGGCGGGCCGGGCGCGGGCGGCACCGGTCCGGCGGAGGGAAACGCGGCGGGAGCCGACGGCGGCGCTGCGGTGGTGGCAGGCTGACGTTTGCCGCCGCAGGCCGCCGCGAGAGCGATCAGGACGACCGCCAGGAATTTCGGGCTCGACGCACTCATGATGCTGTCCTTCGCCCGGTCATCGGGAGATCGGCTGCCAGTTCGGATAGGTGTTGTTGCCGGCCTCGGTGACCTGTCGCAGGTTCTCGCCCGTGCGATCGATCGTGGCGATGTGCTGACGTCCCCAGCGCGTCGTGACGAACGCGATGTGCCGTCCGTTGGGAGCGACTGCCGGGCTCTCGTTCGATCCGACGCCGTCGGTGAGCACCTTCACGCCGGGATTCGCGAAGTCGTAGATGGCGACGTCGTGCCCCGGCCCGGCCCCCACCGTGAAGGCGATGAAGTTCAACGACGACCACGTCGGACGATCGACCTGCTCCGAGACGATCCGCTGCACGCCGGTTCCGGTGGCGTTCATGATGTAGAGCTGATTGACGCCGGCGCGGTTCGACGTGAAGGCGATCTGTGCGCCGTTCGGCGACCACGTCGGCGCCCCGTCGTCACTGGACGGGCTGTTCGTGATGTTCTGGAGTCCCGTGCCGTCCCGATTGACGACGTAGATCTCGACGTTGCCCGAGCGAGGGGAAGCAAAGGCGAGCCGTGTGCCGTCGGGCGACCACGCCGGCGTCCAGTTGGACGTGGCCACGTTCGACGCCGTAGGCCGGGCCGGACGGCCAGGCTGCGCGAGATTGGCCACGTAGATGTCCGGCAGGCCAGATTGCCACGACACGTACGAGAGAAGGTTGCCAGCCGCTGACCAGGCCGGGCAGCAGTTCAGCGATCCGTTGACGGTCACGCGCATCGGGTTCGCGCCGTCGTAGTCCGAGATGTAGATCTCCTTGCTGGCGGCGGCCGTCTGGCTCGGGCGCCCCGCCACGCGGCTGCCATGGCGGTCGGAGGCGAACGCGATCTTGGTGCGGGCGACGCCGTCCAGGCCGCGGACCTGTTTGTGCACGTCGTCGGCGATGGCATGGGCGCAGCCGCGCGGGTTCTGCGCGCGGCAGTTCGGATACCGCGCGCCGAACGTCTGCCGGCCGCGGGCGTCGCCCTTGACGGTGATCAGCCGGATGTCGACCACGAGATCAGCGCCGTTACGGGAGACGCTGCCGTGGAGCACGGCGTCGGCGCCGAGCTCCGCCCAGCGCTCGTAGGGAATCGCTTCGGGCGGCGTCGACGGGATCGATGTGGAGGAGGCGCGCGGGATCATGTAGAACTCGCGCTCGAACTGCAGATCCCTCCAGAGCACGTCCGCGATGGTCCGGCTGATCGTGGCCAATTCGGCGTCGTTCGTCGTGCTGAGGAAGTCCGGCACCCCGACGCGCGGGTGATAGGCCGGGTTCGACATCACGATCGTCACCTCGGACTGCTGGTTCTGTCCGAGCGGCACGGGCGACAGCGCAACGTCGTTGGGACGAGCCAAGGCGACCACCGTGCCGCCGAGCACGGCCACCGCTGCAGTCACGCGGAGTGGAAGTCTCGCTTTCATCAACGCCCCTCGTAGGGAAACACCATGCGAATCGTGAGCACGCTGCCAGTGTAGGCCGGCGGCAGCGGCAATGGAGGGAGGTCCGTGATGGCCGCTCTCGAGATCCGATCGAGGATGCTGCTGCCGCTGCTCCTGGCGACCTCCACGCTCGAGACGCGTCCGCCGCGGTCGATGGTGAATCGGACTTCCGCCGTGCCACGTTCAGGCTGGTCCTTGCGCCAGGTCTCGTAGACCTTGCCAATCAAGAGCTGCAGGTACTCCGGACAGCAGAAACTGCTCAAGTCGGTCTCGCCGCCGGTTCCGCCACCACCGAACGTCAGGCCAGCCCCCTGCCCGCGCGCCCCGGTATCGACAGGGGTGTTGCCCTGCGTCACCTGCTGACCGGTCGTCGGCGGACGCGCCGGTACCGGTTCGGGCTTCCGAGTCTCAGACGGCTTCGTGGCTGGCGGCGTTGGCTTGGGGACGATGGCCGGCGGGGCCGGGGGAGTCGGGCGCACGGGTT
The genomic region above belongs to Acidobacteriota bacterium and contains:
- the ybgF gene encoding tol-pal system protein YbgF — translated: MRTRVLVLAVLLCLPVPGGAQSRQDQQMSADLRILQEQVARLQLANNQQAEQLRALAKRLDDQAAAGQKQFADLQVLINNVSTTVNTVREKLDDNSVRVTQLMQELPSLRTGLTSVAEQLNTLVSLLQPPPPIVNPDGSPAPGVPSSSSALGTARVPESPTRLFDAAKADYVSNRIDSAIEGFTEFVEKFPDAPQAAEAQFWIGESYRQKRALKEAIAAYDKLIGTYKTAPEVPEAQYMKGLCYLELGQRTEARRLFELIVKQYPGTSAAALAQQKLVAPASGR
- the pal gene encoding peptidoglycan-associated lipoprotein Pal, with translation MSASSPKFLAVVLIALAAACGGKRQPATTAAPPSAPAAFPSAGPVPPAPGPPPAVSPVPLADTPIASTPLLPWDAQPLDVINGPDSPLKAVLFKYDSDELTPEAKQALETNAALLKTYPTWVVTIEGHCDERGTAEYNLALGDRRALAAKTYLVSLGVGPDRIRTVSYGNEFPFDPGHTESAWSQNRRAHFMLTSK
- a CDS encoding PD40 domain-containing protein; amino-acid sequence: MKARLPLRVTAAVAVLGGTVVALARPNDVALSPVPLGQNQQSEVTIVMSNPAYHPRVGVPDFLSTTNDAELATISRTIADVLWRDLQFEREFYMIPRASSTSIPSTPPEAIPYERWAELGADAVLHGSVSRNGADLVVDIRLITVKGDARGRQTFGARYPNCRAQNPRGCAHAIADDVHKQVRGLDGVARTKIAFASDRHGSRVAGRPSQTAAASKEIYISDYDGANPMRVTVNGSLNCCPAWSAAGNLLSYVSWQSGLPDIYVANLAQPGRPARPTASNVATSNWTPAWSPDGTRLAFASPRSGNVEIYVVNRDGTGLQNITNSPSSDDGAPTWSPNGAQIAFTSNRAGVNQLYIMNATGTGVQRIVSEQVDRPTWSSLNFIAFTVGAGPGHDVAIYDFANPGVKVLTDGVGSNESPAVAPNGRHIAFVTTRWGRQHIATIDRTGENLRQVTEAGNNTYPNWQPISR
- a CDS encoding TonB family protein, producing the protein MNTAAHPALRPSPQDIRGLNRMLGWSIAVHVGIVLALVFLPRDWIAAPPKQPLTITLGGTPGPRSTGTTSIGGRTVEQAAPPPRRAEPVRPTPPAPPAIVPKPTPPATKPSETRKPEPVPARPPTTGQQVTQGNTPVDTGARGQGAGLTFGGGGTGGETDLSSFCCPEYLQLLIGKVYETWRKDQPERGTAEVRFTIDRGGRVSSVEVARSSGSSILDRISRAAITDLPPLPLPPAYTGSVLTIRMVFPYEGR